The Sebastes umbrosus isolate fSebUmb1 chromosome 4, fSebUmb1.pri, whole genome shotgun sequence genome has a window encoding:
- the ano5a gene encoding anoctamin-5 isoform X4 yields MHRITGKTGGDSLIEMSPTDSFNDDINGYQQHPSSSTGSFQQEQSAIDKSQHSKDSVFFRDGVRRIDFVLSYVEDKDGERKQERRKLYEANLENVGLELETEDKSESDDGKNYFVKIHAPWEVLATYADVLKIKVPFKANDIPENNEMPMNWLSTPFRLPEQIMHPEPDYFTAPFDKSKSDFYLIDDKETFFPPSTRNRIVYYILSRCSYFRDECGDKDKKGIKRLLNNGTYTAAFPLHDCRYWTRSKDANCESNRYSLHKHWARFFCFFKEQPLNLIRKYYGEKIGIYFAWLGFYTEMLLFAAIVGTICFIYGFLTYDDNEWSKEICSDEIGGKTIMCPLCDKKCGYWKLNSTCNSSWQSHLFDNVGTVFFAIFMGIWVTLFLEIWKRRQARLEYEWDLVDFEEEQQQLQLRPEYETKCTNRKLNRITQESEWVLNRTVTDVMGKLLLCWATVTLWISLIIACIIGVIAYRLAVYAAFASIMKDSATSNLQVVGPYITPQLATSVTASCINFVIIMILNLMYERVAVWITDMEIPKTHLEYENKLTVKMFLFQFVNYYSSCFYVAFFKGKFVGYPGDYAYMFGSKLRNEECDPGGCLIELTTQLVIVMTGKQVWGNIQEALVPWMMNWWGSRKARNHPESLYSRWEQDHDLQSFGQLGLFYEYLEMVIQFGFITLFVASFPLAPLLALVNNIIEVRVDAWKLTTQFRRPVAAKAHSIGAWQEILNGMAVLSVVTNAFIVAFTSDMIPRLVYMYAYQPQGEMNMKGYIDNSLSVFNISAIPLANKPDDGESPSWFNSSINTCRYRDYRYPPGHEKEYSHTMQFWHILAAKLAFIIIMEHVVFLVKFFVAWMIPDVPADVRARVKRERYLVQEYLHNYEVEKLKIQLSQNGHDERDCTCSPMIYPSIPKHEVLSECL; encoded by the exons ATTGACAAATCACAACACAGTAAAGACTCTGTGTTCTTCCGTGATGGCGTGCGCAGGATTGATTTTGTCCTGTCCTACGTTGAGGATAAAGATGGTGAGAGAAAACAG gagaggaggaagctgTATGAGGCCAATCTAGAGAATGTCGGCCTGGAGCTGGAGACAGAAGATAAATCA gagTCAGACGATGGAAAGAATTATTTTGTGAAGATCCACGCTCCATGGGAAGTGTTGGCCACCTACGCAGACGTGCTGAAGATCAAGGTCCCATTCAAGGCCAACGACATCCCAGAAAACAACGAGATGCCCATGAACTGGCTGTCCACCCCTTTTCGCCTGCCGGAGCAAATCATGCACCCCGAGCCAGACTATTTCACAGCTCCCTTCGATAAGAGCAAGTCCGACTTCTACCTTATCGACGACAAAGAGACCTTCTTCCCGCCTTCTACTCGCAACAGGATA GTCTACTACATCCTGTCCCGCTGCTCATACTTCAGGGATGAATGTGGAGATAAAGACAAGAAAGGGATCAAGAGGTTACTCAACAATGGCACCTACACTGCTGCCTTCCCCCTGCATGAT TGTAGATACTGGACAAGATCGAAGGATGCTAACTGCGAAAGCAACAGATACAGTCTCCATAAACACTGGGCCAGGTTCTTCTGTTTCTTCAAGGAGCAGCCCCTCAATCTGATAAG GAAGTATTATGGGGAGAAGATAGGTATTTATTTTGCGTGGCTGGGCTTCTACACCGAGATGCTGTTGTTTGCTGCAATAGTTGGGACCATTTGTTTCATCTATGGATTCCTCACCTACGATGACAACGAGTGGAG TAAAGAAATATGCAGCGACGAAATCGGAGGGAAAACTATCATGTGCCCGCTGTGTGACAAGAAATGTGGCTACTGGAAACTGAACTCAACATGCAACTCCTCATGG CAATCGCACCTGTTTGACAACGTGGGAACAGTGTTTTTTGCCATATTTATGGGGATTTGGG TGACGCTGTTTCTGGAGATCTGGAAGAGGCGGCAGGCTCGTCTCGAGTACGAATGGGATCTGGTCGACTTTGAGGAGGAgcaacagcagctgcagcttcGGCCAGAGTACGAGACCAAGTGCACCAACCGCAAGCTGAACCGCATCACTCAG GAATCAGAGTGGGTTCTTAACAGGACCGTTACAGATGTAATGGGGAAGTTGTTGCTGTGCTGGGCCACCGTGACACTCTGG ATCTCATTGATCATTGCCTGCATCATTGGGGTGATAGCGTACCGCTTGGCGGTATACGCGGCCTTCGCCAGCATCATGAAGGACAGTGCCACCTCCAACCTGCAGGTGGTCGGCCCCTACATCACGCCACAGCTGGCCACCTCTGTCACAGCCTCCTGCATCAACTTTGTCATCATCATGATCCTCAACCTCATGTATGAGAGAGTGGCTGTTTGGATCACCGACATGG AAATTCCCAAGACCCACCTGGAGTATGAGAACAAACTGACGGTGAAGATGTTCCTCTTCCAGTTCGTCAACTACTACTCCTCCTGCTTCTACGTGGCTTTCTTTAAGGGCAAGTTTGTCGGCTATCCTGGGGACTATGCGTATATGTTTGGCAGCAAACTGAGGAATGAAGAG TGTGACCCAGGTGGCTGTTTGATAGAGTTGACCACCCAGCTGGTGATAGTGATGACTGGTAAACAGGTGTGGGGCAACATCCAGGAGGCTCTGGTCCC GTGGATGATGAACTGGTGGGGCAGCAGGAAGGCACGAAACCACCCAGAGAGTCTGTACAGCCGCTGGGAGCAGGACCACGACCTGCAGAGCTTTGGACAGCTGGGCCTCTTCTACGAGTACCTGGAAATGG TGATCCAGTTTGGTTTCATAACGCTGTTCGTCGCCTCCTTCCCCCTGGCACCCCTGCTGGCACTCGTCAACAACATCATCGAGGTTAGAGTGGACGCCTGGAAGCTCACCACTCAGTTCAGACGTCCTGTGGCAGCGAAGGCCCACAGCATCGGAGCCTGGCAGGAAATCCTCAATGGGATGGCCGTCCTCTCTGTGGTCACCAAT GCGTTCATTGTGGCCTTCACCTCTGATATGATCCCTCGGCTCGTGTACATGTACGCCTACCAGCCACAGGGCGAGATGAATATGAAAGGCTACATAGACAATAGCCTGTCTGTGTTCAATATCTCTGCCATCCCATTGGCCAACAAGCCTGATGACGGGGAGAGCCCTTCCTGGTTCAACAGCTCCATCAATacctgcag GTATCGTGACTACCGCTACCCTCCTGGCCATGAGAAGGAGTACTCCCACACAATGCAGTTCTGGCACATTCTGGCAGCCAAGCTGGCCTTCATCATTATCATGGAG CATGTTGTGTTCCTGGTCAAGTTCTTCGTGGCCTGGATGATTCCCGACGTTCCCGCTGACGTGAGGGCGCGAGTGAAGAGAGAGCGCTACCTGGTCCAGGAGTATCTGCATAACTACGAAGTGGAGAAGCTGAAGATCCAACTGAGCCAGAACGGCCACGATGAACGTGATTGTACCTGCTCGCCCATGATCTACCCGTCTATACCCAAACACGAGGTACTGTCAGAGTGTCTCTAG